A single genomic interval of Halorubrum aethiopicum harbors:
- the fen gene encoding flap endonuclease-1, with protein sequence MGNADLRDLASIREVAFEELEGSVVAVDAHNWLYRYLTTTVKWTNDAAYTTPDGTEVANLIGVVQGLPKFFEHDLTPVMVFDGEVTEMKADEVADRREKRERAEKRQAAAAERGDAVEAARLSARTQRLTDTIQETTRELFALLDVPVVEAPAEGEAQCAHMAATGSVDHAGSEDYDTLLFGAPTTLRQLTSKGDPELMDLEATLADLELDREGLVDVAMLCGTDFNEGVRGIGPKTAVSAVREHGDLWAVLEARDASIPNAEAVREFLLDPPVSDADFDPAIEPDVEAARAYVVDEWGVDADEVARGFERIRESQVQTGLDRWT encoded by the coding sequence ATGGGAAACGCGGACCTACGCGACCTCGCGTCGATACGGGAGGTCGCCTTCGAGGAACTGGAGGGGAGCGTCGTCGCCGTCGACGCGCACAACTGGCTGTACCGCTACCTCACGACGACGGTGAAGTGGACGAACGACGCCGCCTACACGACCCCCGACGGGACCGAGGTCGCCAACCTGATCGGGGTCGTCCAGGGGCTCCCGAAGTTCTTCGAACACGACCTGACGCCGGTGATGGTGTTCGACGGCGAGGTGACCGAGATGAAGGCCGACGAGGTGGCCGACCGCCGGGAGAAACGTGAGCGCGCCGAAAAGCGGCAGGCGGCCGCGGCCGAGCGCGGCGACGCCGTCGAGGCCGCCCGCCTCTCCGCGCGGACCCAGCGGCTCACCGACACGATCCAGGAGACGACCCGGGAGCTGTTCGCGCTGCTCGACGTGCCGGTCGTCGAGGCCCCCGCCGAGGGGGAGGCGCAGTGCGCCCACATGGCCGCGACGGGGAGCGTCGACCACGCCGGCAGCGAGGACTACGACACCCTGCTGTTCGGCGCGCCGACGACGCTCCGGCAGCTGACGAGCAAGGGCGACCCGGAGCTGATGGACCTGGAGGCGACGCTCGCGGACCTGGAACTCGACCGCGAGGGGCTCGTCGACGTCGCCATGCTGTGTGGCACCGACTTCAACGAGGGCGTCCGCGGGATCGGGCCGAAGACGGCGGTGTCGGCGGTGCGCGAACATGGCGACCTGTGGGCCGTCCTCGAGGCGCGCGACGCCTCGATCCCGAACGCCGAGGCGGTCCGCGAGTTCCTCCTCGACCCGCCCGTCTCGGACGCCGACTTCGATCCGGCGATCGAACCGGACGTCGAGGCCGCGCGGGCGTACGTCGTCGACGAGTGGGGGGTCGACGCCGACGAGGTCGCCCGCGGGTTCGAGCGCATCCGGGAGTCGCAGGTCCAGACCGGGCTCGACCGCTGGACGTGA